The Porites lutea chromosome 7, jaPorLute2.1, whole genome shotgun sequence genome includes the window TAGCGTACAATGCGCCAACAAGAAAGAAAGCAGGCTATTCTTTCTAATCTCCGCCGGCTCATAACtcgtagaaagaaaacaagcgAGAGATTCCCCTTAGGCTATGATCAGCCAAGGCCCGTGTAGGTAGGAAAATGTAATAAGCTCTAGTATAGTTGAGCAtgagtttttgaaattttaatttcgAAAATTGCAGTTATGGTTTAactcaagagactataaaggggacagagagggcatcccccatatacaccctattccataggtaattcgtctcgagttatttttaacaccacagatctcaagggggattagacaacagccaatcacatagcgcgaatgtgttccgcgtggatgacccacgctgagagccacgcgtccttcacgaaatgacgcagaacaaaatgggggaagacgcggagagcgattttgctattccttttgtcgacgaaaacgactacagcgagatttctgcgaaagctgtgtcagcgaaaccgaaattaaaaagaatcgcccttcctctcttgtatagagctaacagtagagcagggaaatccttaacacactgaatattctctcaggatcatttataatttacagtttgaagagagcaatttctggtttgatgtttatttttttcagtctttatagcgattattcctacccacctactttgtcaactgtaggcgaaccctcctaaagctgaatttcaagggaccatattcaagctaagaaagagaaataaaatttcgtcgttgcttatttacgtcctccataaaacgcgaaattaggcattttcacgtcgtagtcgtgcaaaaacgggaaagaaatgaacaaaaaagtgtgttgcacgtgcgaagttgtttttttgctaattaaacctattgtttttttgatgttctagttgtcgtccgcgtcgttggatcttaaactccctaaattgtacaaacgacctgtttcaatagaccggcgaaatttctcattttattaaagcactgaggttacgacaacttcgagttaaactgatttcacgggttgtcaaagagtccagcgattcctttttcccaggtgagtgccgactcatttcgcttcaatatttaggaatgctctcgatctttttacgctttcattgcctctcgcccgacatgttttgcacggcgtttggtcatgcgaaacctccacgaaacatccacgcctcgtgcgaggtaactttatcccgattctaaaaataactcgacacgaattacctatggaatagggtgtatatgggggatggcctctctgtcccctttatagtctcttgtttaACTATAAATTTCTTATTATAACATGTAGCTGAGCTCTCTTCGCTCGAAATGTTGCTTTTTACagaggaaaaataaattaattttcttgTCCACTTAGTGCTGTTTGCTGCTACTATTGTACGAGGtgcttaaaaaaaactgaagaaattTGAACTATCAATTTGCTTTGACAGAACTGACGTCATCATTCTAGTCGATACTCAAGACGAAGGCAAACCATCGAAAAACACACCTCCTAGGCACTCTACGTAACTAGTTAAACTAGAAGTTGCAATGTGAAAGTTATCCGGCTGGCGAGGAGAAGGCGGTCATGGAGCGATAGGGGGAGACATACGTAaaaaattagggtttttgaagaGACCGGGGCTCCCTTGTTAAAAGGAGGGTGGTGCTTGAGGGGGAAGGTGAACTTTTTATTTCTCTACTATAAATATTTTGGTATCTCTTCATTTCGAGTAACACCCTAAACACCGAAGATTGCGTTACCTTTTTGGCGTGTCTATGGAATGTTTATATATTCTGCCATTTTTAAAGAGAGGTACAGAAGGTCCCGAGTTCAAGGGAAGTGTAAGTGTAAGTTCGGTTTGAAGGTTGTAAAAGATTTTTGGAAGGTGTTTCAGGGAGCGGCATCAGTGTTAGGAAACAATCAACAGTTTTGTTATGAAATATGTAATGAGAAAAATTACATCTCTTTAGGATAAAATACAAATTGATTATAACGGGAACTTGAATGTGACGCTACACAAAGGTCACCTCTGTTGTCCATGGAATTTTGTATAAACTTAGCATTATTAGTATTATATAGTAGAGTATATATTCTGTGTCATTTatttgatttcaaaaaagccCAATCTTCGTCCCTGGACCGCATCTAATACCTCAGTGCAAATTTAAAACCATCATACTGGACATAGGATTTACCAAGAAACAACAATAAACGGCTTAAAACTGAAGACCCTTTCtaccaccaccccccccccccccccttcccgtCCCCCGTCGCAAGGTTGTAGAAAAACTcgcaaaaaaaaagttaagaagATATGGTTGAAACGGCTGAAATTTTTTGAATTGAAAGTAATTAAAACATAGGAAAGGAAACCCTTAAAGCCGAACGCATTAATCTGACTACAGGTGTAcctgtttacagcgcttgatccgATCGAGTCGTCTTCGCTTCGCAGAGGTAAACATGACAACAAAATTAGCCGTTTGGGGAATCCAAACGGTGACCGcttccgcttaatagaggtcaAATTTACAGTAAATATGGGAAGCAAATTTCGGGAAATTGATGGGTGACCCCTTAATAGAAAGTGACCCCTTAATAGAGGGCCGCTTAATAGATGTTGgactgtattaagcggtcaacCTCCATTAAGAGGTCACCTGGCTAATTCCCGAGGGTgatcgcttaatagaggtttgactgtagtattctactacctatttcacgtttcaagtaaaatcactctagaCTTCAAAGCTATTTTTGCTTTTAcatattttagcttttttaacgTCTTCGCGAATTGTGTgtactttgtattttttaaattttatgacatcctttttgaaaaccatctTTTGTATGAAGAAGTTatctcaataaagattattattatttttattacttaattCACCAAATTCGTGTTGAATCTGAATTGCAGACGcaattgtattttttatttatttaagctaTGCTATTCAGCACTACATTTATCCTCTCTTTCAATTATTCCAAGTATTTATGTCTCTTAGTTTCACCTTTATATGAATATATTGTGAACCTATCTATTAGATTAGATCGAGTATCGATCTGTTATTTTAGTAGTCTGACTGAAATGTCTGGTTCATTAATTTACTGCTGACAACTGCTGAGAGGGTGGTTAGGAAAtgagttttcagtttttaccgcaaaatgaatgaaacatGTTCTAATGTATGCTTGACACAACAGTTCAGTCTGAGACACGTCTGGGGGAAATGTAAATGACTGTTCAATGACGCCGCGGTGGTCATCATTCTCCGGTATCAGAAGCATATGCTTCTGTTGGCATCCAGTGGTGAAGtctagagtgattttacttgaaacgtgaaataggtagtagattactacagtcaaacctctattaagcggtcaccctgGGAATTAGCCAGGTgaccgcttaatggaggttgaCCGCTTAATACCGtccaacctccattaagcggccctctattaagcggtcacccaTCAATTTCCCGAAATTTGCTTCCCATATTTACTGCAAATTtgacctctattaagcggacgcggtcACCGTTTGAATTTCCCAAATGGCTAATTTTGTTGTAATTTACCTCTGTTAAACGCCTTGTTACATAACAATCACTAAACGGCATATATTTGGTCACCTGGAACTCTCGCTGGCGCTGAGCAAAGTCAGTGACTTGCTTGACCAAATTAGGCGACTATAACTGAGTTCTCTCTTTATGTTAAATGAGATTTTAAAATTGCTGATGATGTGCTGTCATTTAACGTGAAGAGAGAAATTCAGTTTTGGTCGTCTAATTTGGTGAAGCAAGTCACGGACTTTGCTCAGCGCCAGCGAGAGTTCTTGACCAACTGAATATCCAAAACTatccaaaaaataacaaaattagccATTTGAGAAATCCAAACGGTgaccgcgtccgcttaatagaggttacCGTTGAATTACAGTAAATGTGGGAAGCAAATTTCGGGAAATTGATGGGTGACCCCTTAATAGAGGGTGACCACTACGCACTAATTTTATGCActaattctattgtcttcttCAGTTTACCTGTCGCTATTTTGCACTATTTGTTGGTATTTGTTTCACGGTTCTGGTAAAATCACTCTGAAGTGCAGGACTATTTCCAATTGAAAAGACTATTAAAGATATCATTAGACAAATATGAACGGAGACGTATCCCGTCTTCTGTGTGTACAGATACCCAGGTGTGTCCTATCGCATCAGTTGGGCGGTAGCATATTGTAAGGTAAGTTCTACTGAACTCTTTGTGAAGCAGATCCTTTTTAACTTATAAACAGAAGATTTTTTAACATTTCGAATGTTTAGTCAAAGTTCCACCTAATAAGAAATGTTGTCCTTTAGCGAGAACTGACTGCTATTACCTGTTGATATTCGCAAACGAAAATGAGTATGAAATCGGAAAGATTGGCCCAGCTCTTTAAAGATCATGTTCATCGACtgacaaactttttttgaaagctgACGGTCATTGTTCTGCTTGACAACTCTACTTCAAATCTATCTCAAATAAGATCAGCGTATCCCAGTCAGATTTTGCTTATATTTAACCCCGTTCCTTGCAAAAGGTAAATCTAGACATGAGGTGTTGCAGAATAGTTTCACACCTAGCTTGCAAAGCGAGGTATGTCAAAACAAACTCCTTTATAGGAAGTTTGTACCGTCATTTTCCTGTCTAAATAAGAATGCTTCGAAGGTCTGACTTTGCATGATTATTCCTATCTTTTCACTCTCACTGGTACTTATAATACTTTACACCGTATCCCTCCTGTACATAGGGATTGTAACCAATTTTCAAGCGTGCTTGTCTCGATAGTATGAAATATTTGGCACCAAATAAATTACACTACCAGAGTGGAGGTAAGAAAACTGAAGTCAGATTAACCTTGGTTGCTTTTGGCGACATATATCTGAACCAGCGTCTGCTTTTCGAGACACTAGATGAAATGTTAATATAACAATGAagtcttttcccttttttaggTTTAGTCGTCTGTACATGGCGGTTACGTTTTCAGTGGGATCCTCATTCTGTAGTGTTCCAAATTTCTACTCccataaattttaatttaatatgaatttcttgcaatttttccttttaaaatctATATGTGAAAGGCAGATCATGCATAATGCAGCTCGCGTGGCGGGCAGGTGCAAAAAGCGGAGGTGTTCGGTGGAGGGACGGAGAAAAGCGCGAAAATCCTTACCCTCTCCCTTTTTGCCTTCCTCCcaatcccctacccctttcaacacttgctacgcaggctatgtatAATGACTATGTATATTTTCTCTTAATTTGAAAGATTTTGCAAAAGCAGTGGCAGATTATTTGGAAAAACTAGTACATAGTAGTGATATTTGATACAAATGTAGCTCGTAAAATGGATAAAAAGTTCCCAAAACGGAATGGCTTAGTTCCAGCATGCCTTTGCAGGCTTGTATCTGTTTAGAAATCATTACAGAACCTATTCTAACAAGTCTTAATCTTCCGTACTCCAAAGGATTAACTTATCAAATACACTGAAGGAGAGCATCGAAGATGGTAACAAAAGAATCATTATTCATAGTTTTCGCGCTTTTTGGGAGGTTTCTCGGAGCAACTTCTCCTCCAGCAAAAAAAGGTAACTAAACAGCCATGAATTAATCAGGGATTAATGGTTCAGTTCTCCTGACAGCACCAGATCAGTTATGATTGTCATATGAGATCATTTGAGAACAAACAGAAAGACTGCTGACCCGAAAAACCAAGCGTCATTGCACCTTGGGGGCCAATAATGTTACGGTTTCTTTAACGATCATCCAAAACAAGGCACGACACACAACCAAAGAAAGGGATAAAGGAAAGATGAAATCCGTTTTATGTAGATGTTTTTGTATGCGATGGAGCGCTTTTATTACCTTAACTGAATATAAGTTTAGTTAAAAATGAGTGGAGGTTGTTCACGTTACTTAACCTGTGCAGCACTACTCATCAACGGAAAAGAACGTAAGGAGAAATCAAAAGGAACCGGTCTCCTGACAGGAAACGTGACTGATTAAAGAGAATCAGCTTTCGCCAACAACAAGAGTgaacaacaaacaaatattGATGAGCAGGCAACTgatctacatttttttttctctttaagaaagcttaaaaagacaAGCGTATGATATGAACGCCTTTCCTAATGACATCAACAAGTGTCTGTTTACCGCGTGGACAACTGCTTCTGGAAATCCAAACGCCGTTTTGAGCAAGTCCGTTGAGTGTAAAGGGTATAAAGGAAGCCATGTACAGCTGTGCTATGGTCTTGAACCACCTAAGGCACAGTTTGCTGCCTGCTACAACAAAGAAACACTTACTCCAGACTTCACAGGACATATTGTAATACCCGATATTGAGGGAACAGGAAGAGAAGATGAATGGAGAGAAGACGAAGGAAAATTTGGTAACGAGTCTTACTTTCTTCTAACTTTTCTCTACCAGGCTCCGGTTGCTCTAACGTTATATAGTGCTCATTACCGGAAAATtcctttatccagtggataagttaTAGGGAAATGTTCGGCACTAGACACAGTGGGTAGCGTTATCCActttttttgaacaactggagccagAACAGGAGCCCATATCGccatacaaataaaaaaaatatttggcagCACTTTCATAATCTAGATTCATAAGATCTCATAAGTGTATAAGTTCTGAAGTGCTGCATTATAGCGAATAGCTATACAAGTGCAAAATGAACGGGATTGTTTGACATGGATAAGGAGAGCTAGGGGGAGAGATTTACCAACAGCAATTAATAAGCGTCAGTTGCATGActataacaaagtattacagtataattgcaaaagctacttgaatttaattattgataatcctttttaaattaaatatttaaaataatttgaaatatgttaaacattgcttatttttaaccatcagtaggattaattattccggagacaaatttgtctctcaattcaaagcaagtgatataaatgaaattaattggatCTTATCGAAGAAGAACTTGGACaatctaataaaaagtgagtttcatcttcaattctgttacaatttcaaaaacTGCATAACCTTTCATCACGTGGTATATTGTCGTATCATACCTGTCTCAATCCTAAGTTTGAGCACAGCTTTGTCGTCTTCCTTTAAATATcacaatcaatcaaaaaattctcaaacaCATTTTGTATATACAGCCTAAAGATGAGGAATCTCTCGTTGAACAAGCTTTTTTAAGTGTCCTTCGACTTACACTGTAATAGCAAAAGTAGCTTCCACTCTCGTTTAATGAAAATGTCAGAATACTTTAAGCTTCCTGACTTTAACCCTGATTTATTAGATATAGCTATGGTATAAAGGTATTTAAGTTCAATGAAACAGGAATATATCTcatattggcaaaacacccttcaacattctcaaaaacttgaattttatagatcttttaaaaccgatcatacctcctctagttacttaacagttaatgaatgaggctgagtatcttataaagaattatggatatcgaggagggtgttatccgtcgaggccgtaggccgaggcggataacaccctccaagataattcttcatatgatacgaaattccataattcttcatatgatacgaaagccgaattcaagaactgttttattattcattcaaaataattcctagtttaaaaacgtaACTAAAatatgcttacctccatcgatccatcgatgttcagttcatcttcgatagtgtacgtttaggtttgtccagctccgcaaatcagttctccaaatagcagatgtcgcccttcgagttgtcttcttgctgttcttgccatgtttttagctattttttcgcctagttcttactcttgaaacgactcaacctcgtccccaggtgccttaacctgcgaaaacgctgcatttttgacgccatttcctcgttaaagtcaaaattcttccaaatttggtcatccgtaactggttatggtgaattaaacgtgtgcttttagccaatcagaatcggggaaatattttgaatgaataataattagatttaacaagaggaacagctgggagaagggctttagtagaactacgaataagcaatcacaaactaatgatagaaataggcagatacaatcaaactacgaaggataataggcattgccctttttgtggatgcagtgtaatagaagacgaagttcactttctttttcaatgtcctacatactctatgattaggaataaattttactataaagtcaAGACTTTAAGTCCAAttattacccagttacctataaacggtttgattaatgaactgatgaactcttctaattactttatcaatatacaattcataaaatatatttcagcttgttttgatgttcgtgacaaattattatcaaagtaacgtaattgccctgtgttgtaattttgattcctaaaaatagcttttgTGTATGTGTtggtatggtcatgcaaataaagctcgttgttgttgttggactgcttattctcagtttcactAACGTTTTTTCTGGAAGGGTTCTTCCTTGTTAGATCTAGGTAGGCAGCGGGGCTATAATTCGCTTTAAttatgtaataaaaattaagtttttgtGAATGTTGAAGGGTATGATTCCAGTAagaaatatatttcttttgccTGATCACGGTAGAGAAACATATGCCTCTCCCTTTCATATCTCCATTGACGCAGCTAGGATACTTGCCATGACGCCAGTTGTTTTATCATATGAAATGCTCCACTAATTCCTTGTCTACTTGCACTCCACCTTACAAGCCCCAGTACCTCAATCGAAAGTAGAAGACTACGATCCTTACAGTCAAAAAGGCCTGTTCGACAACTATGACATCCAAAAGCAGTATTTCTTAGCCAAAGGACATCTGACTCCTAATGCAGACTTTAATACAGACGATGAGCGTCTTCTAACAATGATAACTACAAACATTGCACCTCAGTGGCAGAAGTTCAACAGCGAGAATTGGTCAGGATTGGAGAAAGGTGTACGAAGATGCGCAAGTTCTAGCGAAAGAGAGTTATACGTTTTTACTGGTGTGGGTAAGTATAGCGAGCCTTCAACGCGCCAGTGTATTCGCCAGCAATTTCCTGACATACAAGGAGAATACATCTTTTAAATAAAGAAACcatttaattaaaataaatcgAGAAAAAGCAGCGATCGACCGTTAAAGAGGTTCAGCAGTTTTTTGAAGTAAGACTGCTGACACCACGTTCAACAGTTGATCCACTCTTTGTAGCCGGTATGCTTTCAAGTAGGCTTCCATGCGTATGTTTAAATATGTTTGCTCTTGCTGTTCCGCGTGTGCTTCG containing:
- the LOC140944105 gene encoding uncharacterized protein; translation: MNAFPNDINKCLFTAWTTASGNPNAVLSKSVECKGYKGSHVQLCYGLEPPKAQFAACYNKETLTPDFTGHIVIPDIEGTGREDEWREDEGKFAPVPQSKVEDYDPYSQKGLFDNYDIQKQYFLAKGHLTPNADFNTDDERLLTMITTNIAPQWQKFNSENWSGLEKGVRRCASSSERELYVFTGVGKYSEPSTRQCIRQQFPDIQGEYIF